TCGACGTGTTTCAGACGGCCTATATAACAATAGCTACTTTTAACGAAAGGCCGCCCACTCTATGCACGAATTCTCCCTCGGTCCCATTGTCATTGTCCTGTTGGTTTCCGTCATTACGGTTATCTGCTGTCGCAAGTTCAACATTCCTTCCATGCTCGGTTATCTTTTGGTCGGTTTTATTGCCGGTCCGGGTATGTTCAAACTGATTCCGCAAAGCCACGCCACCGACTATTTGGGCGAAATCGGCATTGTGTTCTTGATGTTCAGCATCGGTCTCGAATTCTCCCTGCCCAAACTCAAAGCCATGCGCCGCCTCGTATTCGGCTTGGGTGGTTTGCAAGTCATCATTACCATGCTCTCGATTATGGGCATTTTGATGGCAATGAGCACGCCGTTTAACTGGGCGTTTGCCACTGCGGGCGCACTGACCATGTCGTCCACCGCCATCGTCAGCCGCATTCTGTCGGAGAAAACCGAGCTGGGTCAACCGCATGGTCAAATGGCCATGGGGGTTTTGTTGATGCAAGATATTGCCGTTGTACCGCTGATGATTCTGATTCCGGCACTTGCTGGCGGCAGCGAAGGCAACTTGTGGGTAGAGCTGGGCTTGGCCGGTTTGAAAATGTTGCTGACCTTGGGCATTTTGTTCGTTGTCGGCAGCCGAGTGATGTCGCGCTGGTTCAGACTGGTTGCCAAACGCAAATCGTCCGAACTCTTCATGATCAACGTTTTGCTGGTTACTTTGGGCGTGGCCTATCTGACAGAGCTTGAAGGCCTGTCTATGGCATTGGGCGCATTCGTCGCCGGTATGCTGCTTTCCGAAACCGAATACCGTATTCAGGTGGAAGACGACATCCGTCCATTCCGCGACATCCTGCTGGGCTTCTTCTTCATTACCGTCGGTATGAAGCTCGATATTCAGGCGCTGATCGGCAACTGGCAGCAAATCCTGATTTTGTTGGCAATCCTGTTGGTCTTGAAAGCACTGGTTGTCTTCATCATCGCTTTGCGCATGAAAAACCCTGTGGGCGACAGCCTCAAAAGTGCGCTTTATTTGGCGCAAGGCGGCGAGTTCGGCTTCGTGATGCTGGCCATTTCCAGCAAAATCAATATGGTTTCGCCCGAATTGGAACAAGCAGCCACTGCAGCCGTCTTGCTTTCCATGATTGCCGCACCATTCATTTTGGGCAGCAGCGATACCATCGTCAGCCGCTTCGTTAAATCCGACTGGGACATGAAAGCCTTGGACTTGCACTCCATGCTGGTGGAAACCATGAGCAAATCCGAACACGTCCTGATTATCGGTTTCGGACGCGGCGGTCAATCGGTTGCCCGTGTATTGGCGCAAGAGGGTATCCCCTACTTTGCCCTTGACTTGGACATTGCCCGCGTACAAGTGGCACGCAACGCAGGCGAACCGGTTTCCTTTGGCGATGCCAAACGCCGTGAAGTCTTGGAAGCCGCCGGCTTGGGACGCGCCAAAATGGTGGTCATCACGCTGAACAATATGCACGAAACCCAACATGTTCTCGGCAACATCATGTCCATGCATCCGAGCATGCCGGTTTATGTTCGCGCCACCAATGACGATTACGTCAAAACCTTTACCGAAATGGGTGCGGAAGAAACCGTCTCCGATACCAAAGAAACCAGCCTGGTGCT
Above is a genomic segment from Neisseria subflava containing:
- a CDS encoding monovalent cation:proton antiporter family protein, whose translation is MHEFSLGPIVIVLLVSVITVICCRKFNIPSMLGYLLVGFIAGPGMFKLIPQSHATDYLGEIGIVFLMFSIGLEFSLPKLKAMRRLVFGLGGLQVIITMLSIMGILMAMSTPFNWAFATAGALTMSSTAIVSRILSEKTELGQPHGQMAMGVLLMQDIAVVPLMILIPALAGGSEGNLWVELGLAGLKMLLTLGILFVVGSRVMSRWFRLVAKRKSSELFMINVLLVTLGVAYLTELEGLSMALGAFVAGMLLSETEYRIQVEDDIRPFRDILLGFFFITVGMKLDIQALIGNWQQILILLAILLVLKALVVFIIALRMKNPVGDSLKSALYLAQGGEFGFVMLAISSKINMVSPELEQAATAAVLLSMIAAPFILGSSDTIVSRFVKSDWDMKALDLHSMLVETMSKSEHVLIIGFGRGGQSVARVLAQEGIPYFALDLDIARVQVARNAGEPVSFGDAKRREVLEAAGLGRAKMVVITLNNMHETQHVLGNIMSMHPSMPVYVRATNDDYVKTFTEMGAEETVSDTKETSLVLASYAMLGHGLSYNHVYQTITHIRHSRYASLQDLFVGSDDDSFSDEDSKAVCRHAFPLQGEAHAIGKTIRELPLAAHYLKLLFIRRNTGKIQDLDPDFVLETGDILVVAGKQEEIISFENWCLQGDI